In Capsicum annuum cultivar UCD-10X-F1 chromosome 7, UCD10Xv1.1, whole genome shotgun sequence, one genomic interval encodes:
- the LOC107878869 gene encoding uncharacterized protein LOC107878869, translating to MDEGQSPKEIPTVDTQSLTIKIANTGSKKLSKDILSTVLPSGQKKLIANSATSSPYNSPSVISPPSSAFVSALQSPYISPRATLVTNPTQENLTASPPIRVENPKQETPIALPTSVAHPSPPVSYCGSQSDDVPSTSYTPPPERYDFSDDPTDTKLKIVTCVPVSGPETDPRISFSFPVPRISFAKGSISPASNAKLRSCDVYIGYHGQNPNLVRFCKWLKSELELQGIACFIADRAKYADNQSHEIADRVTCSVTFGVVVVTSCSFFNHLSLEEIRFFAQKKNLIPLFFNTDANEIASLFNRNGDTKKCKEALDVILKCHEFKLETNESNWRSCVSKAAGMLRAKLGRKSVVEKITEGFEELPFPRNKFFVGREREIMEIETTLFGCGDFFEQESTVPSVKGGTPAQSEGLADDESEADAGRGKYINLEIGKNKETNKEAWVEPGRNSLKRPKYRKSRSGKDKNLTTSVVCINGLPGVGKTDLALEFAYRYSQRYKMVLWIGGEARYFRQNILNLSLNLGLDVSADAEKERGRIRSFDEQESEAFKRVKREIFRDMPYLIIIDNLETEKEWWEGKDLRDLIPTNTGGTHVIITTQLNRVMNFDPLHLQPLTTPDAMILIRGRRKKEYPAGEVEFLQKFDEKLGRSSFGLWVVGSLLSELAILPSALFEAVNQVPVEETTSCSNLSIPHQQFCRTNPFLMKTLVFCTTLLQQSNDSRDSLASRMLQVGAWFAPAPISVNLLAAAAKKIPVNRNRFKKWTKCVKVALCFYSGQCLTSQAWKSEEEALLLLVKLGLARKANRQTGCWIQFHPITQIFAKRKDGLVAAKANVQGARKLANPITDSDHLWACAFLVFGFKSEPPVVQLKAMDMVLFIRKTALPLAISAFTTFSRCNSALELLKVCTNVLEDAEKSFVSQIQDWCHGSLCWKKKLQSNQRVDEYVWQEVTLLKATLLETRAKLLLRGGHFDSGEDLCRTCISIRTVMLGHNHAQTLAAQQTLAKLVRMRSKT from the coding sequence ATGGATGAAGGGCAATCTCCTAAAGAGATCCCAACTGTTGATACTCAGTCCCTCACCATCAAGATTGCTAATACAGGCAGCAAGAAACTGAGTAAGGACATTTTGTCCACTGTTCTTCCTTCAGGTCAAAAGAAGTTGATAGCAAATTCAGCAACATCATCACCATATAACTCTCCTTCTGTAATCTCTCCTCCATCTTCTGCATTTGTTTCAGCATTACAATCACCTTACATTTCTCCAAGGGCCACTTTAGTTACAAATCCAACTCAAGAAAACCTTACTGCTTCTCCTCCCATTAGAGTTGAAAATCCAAAGCAAGAAACTCCCATTGCTCTTCCTACCTCAGTTGCTCACCCATCCCCACCAGTCTCATACTGCGGTTCGCAGTCCGATGATGTCCCCAGCACCTCCTACACTCCACCACCAGAAAGATATGATTTTTCCGATGACCCCACGGACACAAAGCTCAAGATTGTCACCTGTGTCCCAGTTTCAGGACCGGAGACCGATCCGAGGATATCCTTTTCTTTCCCTGTCCCTCGAATTTCGTTTGCCAAGGGCTCCATTTCACCTGCTTCCAATGCCAAACTTAGGAGCTGTGATGTGTATATAGGATACCATGGTCAGAACCCGAATTTAGTGCGCTTCTGCAAGTGGCTTAAATCAGAACTTGAGCTTCAGGGTATTGCTTGTTTTATTGCTGATAGAGCAAAGTATGCAGATAATCAGAGCCATGAGATTGCTGACAGAGTTACATGCTCGGTAACCTTTGGTGTTGTAGTTGTCACCAGTTGCAGCTTTTTCAACCATCTTAGCTTGGAGGAAATAAGATTCTTCGCGCAAAAGAAGAACTTGATTCCTTTGTTCTTTAACACAGATGCTAATGAAATTGCAAGTCTTTTTAACCGTAATGGCGATACCAAGAAATGTAAAGAGGCACTGGATGTAATACTAAAGTGTCATGAGTTCAAATTGGAGACAAATGAGAGTAATTGGAGATCATGTGTGTCGAAAGCAGCTGGGATGTTAAGGGCCAAGCTTGGCAGGAAAAGTGTTGTAGAAAAGATTACAGAAGGCTTTGAAGAGTTACCCTTTCCAAGGAATAAATTTTTTGTGGGAAGGGAGAGAGAAATTATGGAAATAGAGACTACTCTTTTTGGCTGTGGCGATTTTTTTGAGCAAGAAAGTACTGTCCCAAGTGTCAAAGGAGGAACACCGGCTCAATCTGAAGGTCTTGCTGATGATGAAAGTGAAGCTGATGCTGGCAGAGGCAAGTACATAAATCTAGAGATAGGAAAGAACAAGGAAACGAATAAAGAAGCTTGGGTTGAACCAGGAAGAAATTCGCTGAAGAGACCTAAGTACAGAAAATCAAGAAGTGGCAAGGATAAGAATTTGACTACGAGTGTTGTATGCATAAATGGCTTGCCTGGTGTTGGAAAGACAGACCTCGCTTTGGAATTCGCTTACAGGTATTCTCAGAGGTACAAGATGGTCTTGTGGATAGGGGGTGAAGCTCGCTACTTTCGACAGAACATATTGAACTTGTCTCTAAATTTGGGACTGGATGTGAGTGCAGATGCAGAGAAGGAACGAGGGAGGATAAGGAGTTTCGATGAGCAAGAATCAGAAGCATTCAAGAGAGTTAAAAGGGAGATATTCCGCGACATGCCATATTTGATAATCATAGACAATTTAGAGACTGAGAAGGAGTGGTGGGAAGGGAAGGACCTTCGTGATTTGATACCAACTAACACTGGTGGTACCCATGTCATTATCACAACACAACTCAACCGGGTAATGAACTTTGATCCGTTGCATCTGCAGCCATTGACAACACCTGACGCCATGATATTGATAAGGGGAAGACGTAAAAAGGAGTATCCGGCTGGCGAGGTTGAATTCCTCCAAAAGTTTGATGAGAAACTGGGAAGGTCTAGTTTTGGTCTCTGGGTGGTTGGTTCCCTCCTATCGGAACTTGCAATATTACCATCTGCTCTATTCGAAGCTGTGAATCAGGTTCCAGTTGAAGAAACCACAAGTTGCTCGAATCTGTCCATTCCACATCAACAATTCTGCAGAACCAATCCATTTCTAATGAAAACACTGGTTTTCTGTACAACCCTCTTGCAGCAAAGCAACGATAGCAGGGACTCCCTTGCTTCAAGAATGCTTCAGGTAGGCGCATGGTTTGCTCCAGCACCGATCTCGGTGAATTTACTGGCAGCAGCTGCAAAGAAAATTCCTGTAAACAGAAACAGGTTCAAAAAGTGGACCAAGTGTGTGAAAGTTGCTCTATGCTTCTACTCAGGACAGTGCCTGACAAGCCAAGCATGGAAGAGCGAAGAGGAAGCATTACTACTACTAGTTAAACTAGGTTTGGCACGAAAAGCCAACAGGCAAACAGGATGCTGGATCCAATTCCATCCCATCACGCAGATTTTTGCTAAAAGGAAAGATGGACTAGTTGCTGCTAAAGCCAATGTTCAAGGTGCAAGGAAACTTGCAAACCCGATAACAGATTCTGACCATCTTTGGGCATGTGCTTTCCTAGTGTTTGGTTTCAAGTCCGAACCACCAGTTGTTCAGCTCAAGGCAATGGACATGGTTCTCTTCATCAGAAAAACAGCTCTTCCATTGGCAATTAGCGCCTTTACAACATTCTCAAGGTGCAACTCGGCCTTAGAACTGTTGAAGGTCTGCACCAATGTGCTCGAAGACGCAGAGAAGTCATTTGTTTCTCAAATACAGGATTGGTGCCACGGATCTCTCTGCTGGAAAAAGAAGTTGCAATCCAACCAAAGAGTGGACGAGTATGTTTGGCAAGAGGTGACATTATTGAAAGCTACCCTGCTGGAAACTAGAGCAAAGCTGCTACTAAGAGGAGGCCATTTTGATAGCGGAGAGGATCTCTGCAGAACCTGCATTAGTATCCGAACCGTAATGCTGGGTCATAACCATGCTCAAACTTTGGCTGCTCAACAGACATTAGCTAAATTAGTAAGGATGAGGAGCAAAACATGA
- the LOC107878870 gene encoding PRA1 family protein G2, with protein sequence MPSSTTTSSAAATTYTTIPISGSDVINRSIQNLYTFLSKTRPWPEFLAGANAVDIPTSLSDAGIRIRRNLNYFSVNYAIIISAFAAGSLIGSPVLLIFTCLIFASWLILFFFREDPMVVFGHQVSDLIVIVGLLTVSAITIWFTGILNNLMVGIGIGVLVSVIHGSLRNPEGLFVDEDDAVTAGLISNAERGTA encoded by the coding sequence ATGCCATCATCAACCACCACCTCCTCCGCCGCTGCCACCACCTACACGACCATCCCTATCTCCGGCAGTGACGTCATCAACCGGTCCATTCAAAATCTCTACACGTTCCTCTCCAAAACTCGACCGTGGCCGGAATTTCTCGCCGGAGCTAACGCTGTCGACATCCCGACATCCTTATCCGACGCCGGAATTCGTATCCGCCGGAACTTGAACTACTTCTCCGTCAACTATGCTATTATCATCTCTGCTTTTGCAGCTGGTTCGCTCATCGGATCAccggttttattgattttcaccTGTTTGATATTTGCGTCGTGGTTGATTCTTTTCTTCTTTCGGGAGGATCCTATGGTTGTTTTCGGGCATCAAGTTAGTGATCTAATTGTGATTGTAGGGCTCCTAACTGTTTCTGCAATTACGATTTGGTTTACTGGGATTTTAAACAACTTGATGGTTGGTATAGGGATTGGTGTTTTGGTTTCTGTTATTCATGGAAGTTTGAGGAATCCGGAAGGGTTGTTTGTTGATGAAGACGATGCTGTTACTGCTGGATTGATTTCGAATGCTGAAAGAGGAACTGCTTGA
- the LOC107878871 gene encoding uncharacterized protein LOC107878871: MLSIENIPPDPCHISLLKSSSSDERPSSHNKLVDLSNSDLDDNNNKKFSIRDYVFRTRRKDIKTNWPFSQKNLQLCLKHGAATDLLPPFQSVKRCAVDDRSADEDNIIISTSEEKHVELDDDPVSTSSSSGKTSRGMPKLAVDCRNINSSGSDREKGFHSTITSRSCSEIDSVPTADQRNRCLGAEAVNLLEPPVKKPESKGLVPPMSNKSGNTVQQPGKKCRIIVKLGNVTDRNVEEDTTTTNNFMVSEAMASKVCPVCKTFTSSSNTTLNAHIDQCLSGESSTVKWTANPKVVKYRIKPRKTRLMVDIYSTAKSCTLEDLDRRNGTNWASNPISSVREITDVLAVETLEKPPPANLESIANEGAVYIDANGTKLRILSKFNDEQPSSSKRVNGPLHKKMVDGDKRCKFLLTKKGKKSHIQKHHKLMKSASHSKRFCLSKSDYCPKIKSGRESTFSPKENVDKEKHLRSPDQMLSNGLGTIKQWACSKRTGLTRKINDKDNHRLSGGDMSTGLQSDNDALPRTDSFMKRSGLLKSPRSSVCLPESSQRMGDMLLDQPQDERSEEPSLKKKADLSLSQSPLPSNKKRSLVLQSCKRKHMKVDGHSGNNNSADRPKFTVDHALSVQNTRVGRNTDNSEINCEQSTPHPSFSSKARKLSSLRKNLSSISEGPARGVKCNLKWKTASLKRFTVSSSSEAEVSQTEGEKHCLRGNLSETSVQGSKSCDRVIVKRSKVLSIRKNREGGIMASDVEGTRGLKRSQSSAETHSDNETGNILTGASDAIMGSVKANHQSQNDETMDPVASEFAARGDFMSCSKSMDDGSDEMSEPARSHCDSQLFSEEYKGSFLGTKAATCSQDPILGVEGMLSAVETGKSMIDGNVHDVAELGSNDGQGNYFLEVDPILIPGPPGSFLPSPGRMNSEDLHGSSSLTSSRIQSSADHPGFVDQDYSGSPTSAASTVSNSTMARIGSRYSEDLYDGGRDSSEMLRCHTGWEDKSSSLSSSTVDLLVENSVTPRQTADTGNDKDGLDKFNANTLFPGKGTFKFANDKPCCCVRKEGASQGFALNREESQLLQRRTMAPSSFPATENQLSRDSLMRPNNILLKSNSFSLSDSSSGPETNATKSSTGHSQFGISADSEFKLLTRDSEFFSPSASNPVLRLMGKDLMVINKDEDSSLKRSSHPNFMNDLANTRLPGVSCGNLRNEDLSSFRQVDVHNRLVSHFPQSGGPVQHFDVRLLNGFKSHDSYSSRPQELSPTSPASFSCKSNGSGLMGSFGRQDYLGGCNLPTVRDGPNETCDVKKFVATPPISHWQKGTSVGTNAVREIIVIDDSPENEANSAYTMGTGKMQISSGYTSRFVDLCENIPRGSPYSGSGVSQNANLPTQVNEIPAKTWNVNSDSCSLVHPSSFSASSSPAGPFRSSLYYSPGFS, translated from the exons ATGTTATCCATTGAAAACATTCCACCAGATCCTTGTCATATCTCTCTACTGAAAAGTAGTAGTAGTGATGAAAGGCCTTCTTCTCATAACAAGCTAGTAGATCTGTCAAATTCTGACCTTGatgacaacaataacaaaaaattctccataag GGATTATGTTTTCAGAACCAGGAGAAAGGACATCAAGACTAATTGGCCATTTTCTCAGAAAAATTTGCAGCTTTGTTTGAAGCATGGTGCGGCGACCGATTTGTTACCTCCTTTTCAATCTGTTAAGCGATGTGCTGTAGATGATCGTTCGGCTGACGAGGACAATATAATCATCAGTACTTCTGAGGAGAAACATGTTGAGCTAGATGATGATCCTGTGTCCACCAGTTCTAGCAGTGGTAAAACTAGCCGTGGTATGCCAAAACTAGCTGTGGATTGTAGAAATATCAATTCAAGCGGATCTGATAGAGAGAAAGGGTTTCATTCAACGATAACCAGTCGGTCTTGTTCTGAAATTGATTCAGTTCCAACAGCTGATCAAAGAAATCGTTGCTTGGGAGCAGAAGCTGTTAACTTGCTGGAACCTCCGGTCAAGAAACCTGAAAGTAAGGGTCTTGTACCTCCTATGTCAAACAAGAGTGGGAACACGGTACAACAACCGGGGAAAAAGTGCAGAATAATAGTCAAATTGGGGAACGTCACAGATCGGAATGTGGAAGAGGACACGACTACCACAAACAATTTCATGGTTTCCGAGGCAATGGCTTCGAAAGTATGTCCAGTTTGCAAGACTTTCACATCCTCATCAAATACGACCTTGAACGCTCACATTGATCAATGTCTTTCCGGGGAGTCATCAACAGTCAAGTGGACAGCAAATCCTAAGGTGGTTAAGTACAGGATAAAGCCAAGGAAGACAAGATTGATGGTGGATATCTATTCAACGGCTAAGAGCTGTACACTGGAGGATCTTGATAGGAGGAACGGAACCAACTGGGCTTCAAACCCGATTTCATCTGTTCGAGAAATCACTGATGTGCTTGCtgttgagacactggaaaaaccTCCTCCCGCGAACCTTGAATCCATTGCTAATGAAGGTGCTGTTTACATTGATGCCAATGGCACGAAGCTTCGAATTCTGTCCAAGTTCAACGATGAGCAGCCATCATCATCAAAGCGGGTTAATGGTCCTCTCCACAAAAAAATGGTAGATGGAGATAAAAGATGCAAATTCCTTTTgacaaagaaaggaaagaaaagtcATATCCAGAAACATCACAAGCTTATGAAATCTGCTTCTCATTCCAAAAGGTTTTGCTTGTCCAAGTCCGATTACTGTCCCAAG ATTAAGAGTGGTCGAGAGAGCACCTTTTCTCCCAAAGAAAACGTGGACAAAGAGAAGCACCTCAGATCTCCAGACCAGATGTTATCAAATGGATTGGGAACCATAAAACAATGGGCATGTTCGAAGAGAACTGGCCTCACAAGGAAGATCAATGATAAGGACAACCATCGGCTTTCTGGAGGTGATATGTCGACTGGCTTGCAAAGTGACAATGATGCATTGCCTCGGACTGATTCATTTATGAAGAGAAGCGGTCTTCTGAAATCTCCAAGGTCTTCTGTTTGTTTGCCCGAGAGTAGCCAAAGAATGGGGGATATGCTACTTGATCAGCCTCAAGATGAAAGGAGTGAGGAGCCTTCTCTGAAAAAGAAAGCAGACTTATCACTGTCTCAATCTCCACTCCCATCTAACAAGAAGAGATCCCTAGTGTTACAAAGTTGCAAAAGAAAGCATATGAAGGTAGATGGCCATTCTGGAAACAATAACTCTGCGGATCGTCCAAAATTTACGGTAGATCATGCACTTTCTGTGCAAAATACGAGAGTTGGGAGAAACACCGATAACTCTGAGATCAATTGTGAACAGTCCACCCCTCATCCATCATTCTCCTCAAAAGCGAGAAAGTTGTCATCATTGAGGAAGAATCTTTCATCCATCAGTGAAGGGCCTGCTCGTGGTGTTAAATGTAATTTGAAGTGGAAAACAGCTTCCCTTAAGAGGTTTACTGTGAGTTCTAGCTCAGAAGCCGAAGTTTCCCAGACTGAAGGAGAGAAACATTGTTTAAGAGGAAATCTCAGTGAAACAAGCGTGCAAGGGAGCAAGAGTTGTGATAGGGTGATTGTTAAAAGATCTAAAGTTTTGAGCATCAGGAAAAATAGGGAGGGGGGGATTATGGCCTCTGACGTGGAAGGCACTCGGGGCTTGAAGCGCTCACAATCCTCAGCTGAGACCCATTCTGATAATGAAACAGGCAACATTTTAACAGGTGCATCTGATGCTATTATGGGGTCTGTGAAAGCGAATCATCAAAGTCAGAATGACGAGACTATGGATCCAGTTGCCTCTGAATTCGCTGCGAGGGGTGATTTTATGAGTTGTAGCAAGTCTATGGATGATGGATCTGATGAGATGTCCGAGCCTGCTAGGTCTCACTGCGACTCACAATTGTTTAGTGAAGAGTACAAAGGATCTTTTCTTGGAACCAAAGCTGCAACATGTTCACAAGATCCTATTTTAGGTGTTGAAGGGATGCTTAGTGCAGTTGAAACTGGGAAAAGTATGATTGATGGCAATGTCCATGATGTTGCTGAATTGGGATCTAACGATGGGCAAGGGAATTACTTTTTGGAGGTTGATCCGATTCTCATACCAGGACCACCCGGATCCTTTTTACCTAGCCCTGGTCGTATGAACTCAGAAGACCTTCATGGGAGTTCATCACTAACCAGCAGCAGAATTCAATCTTCAGCAGATCATCCTGGATTTGTTGATCAGGATTATTCCGGTTCGCCTACGTCTGCTGCATCAACAGTTTCTAACTCAACAATGGCTAGAATTGGCTCAAGATATTCGGAGGATTTGTATGACGGTGGAAGGGATTCGTCAGAAATGCTCAGATGCCACACTGGCTGGGAAGATAAAAGTTCTAGCTTATCTAGCAGCACTGTTGATCTTCTGGTGGAAAATTCTGTCACACCACGTCAGACTGCAGATACAGGAAATGATAAAGATGGACTGGATAAATTTAATGCAAATACGTTATTTCCTGGCAAAGGAACTTTCAAATTTGCAAATGATAAGCCATGTTGTTGTGTGAGGAAAGAAGGAGCATCTCAAGGGTTTGCTTTGAATCGTGAAGAATCACAGCTGTTACAGCGACGAACCATGGCCCCTTCCTCTTTTCCTGCCACAGAGAATCAGTTGAGCCGTGATTCACTCATGAGACCTAACAATATCTTATTGAAGAGCAACTCATTTTCTCTTAGTGACTCAAGTTCAGGACCCGAAACAAATGCCACTAAATCATCCACGGGACATTCTCAATTTGGTATATCTGCTGATTCTGAGTTCAAGCTCCTAACTCGTGATTCGGAGTTCTTTAGTCCGTCTGCTTCTAATCCAGTTCTCAGACTGATGGGAAAGGACTTAATGGTGATCAACAAAGATGAAGATTCCTCACTGAAAAGATCATCCCACCCAAATTTCATGAATGACCTGGCAAACACTAGACTTCCTGGTGTTTCTTGTGGCAATCTTCGTAATGAGGATCTCAGTTCCTTCCGTCAGGTGGATGTGCATAATCGTCTCGTCTCTCACTTCCCTCAAAGTGGTGGTCCAGTACAGCATTTTGACGTCAGATTGTTGAATGGTTTCAAAAGTCATGACAGTTACTCATCAAGGCCACAAGAGCTGTCCCCTACATCTCCAGCCTCGTTTTCATGTAAGAGCAATGGCAGTGGATTGATGGGTTCCTTTGGCAGACAAGACTATTTAGGCGGGTGCAATTTACCTACTGTGCGTGATGGACCAAACGAGACATGTGATGTGAAGAAGTTTGTAGCAACTCCTCCCATCTCTCACTGGCAGAAAGGAACTTCAGTTGGGACGAATGCCGTCAGAGAAATCATTGTAATTGATGATTCTCCAGAAAACGAGGCTAATTCTGCATACACCATGGGCACGGGGAAAATGCAGATTAGCTCGGGCTATACTTCAAGGTTTGTGGATCTCTGTGAAAATATACCACGTGGTTCTCCTTACAGTGGATCCGGAGTATCTCAGAATGCAAATTTGCCTACTCAAGTGAACGAAATTCCTGCTAAGACGTGGAATGTCAACTCAGACAGTTGTAGTTTAGTTCATCCAAGCTCTTTCTCGGCTTCCTCATCACCTGCAGGTCCTTTTAGATCATCTTTATATTATTCTCCAGGCTTTTCCTAA